The genomic segment CATGCACGAGTGAGACCACGTTTTGTGCTTCGGAATAGGGACAAACCGCACTAACTCAGGGCGGTATTGACCAGCCAACAGAACGTACAAAACATATTTGTGCAACCGCGGGCTGCACACGAATCGTGAAAGCTGAATTCGTGGCAAGTCCAAAGCCGCGGCCAGGCCAGGCTGCGTGGAGAAAACCCAATGTTTTTCGATGAGCTAAGCAATGACGAATGGGCGCTGCTGGCAGTGCTTGTCTCTGACGAGCCGGCCGTCCGTCTGAACCGACGCGGCCGGCCCCGCGCCGAACCGCGCATCGTCGCGAATGCCGTCCTGTGGATTCTGACAACCGGCGAACCCTGGTCGAAACTGCCAGGCCGCTATCCGTCCGGGCCAACGTGCCGGCGGCGGTTCGAAGAGTGGCAACTGAACGGCACTCTCCTCGAGATGGTTCGGCTGTTGTCGCAAACCGGGCGCACGTTCGCGTACATTCCGCCACCGGCACCGCCGGTTGCGGCCAAACCCGTGGCTCCGGTCACGGAAACGCCCAGCATGCGTGACGAAGGTCTGCGTGGTGTGTCGTGGAAAAGCCCTGAATCGTGGCAGGCGCCTCGTGTGTCGAACACGCTGGGCAACTGGCGCTCGGCCGATCCGATTGCCGATATCACGCGTCAATTGTCCGGTCTCTCGAACGAGGCGCCGGTGGCGCGCGCGCGTCCAATGCCTGCAACGCCGGCAGCGGTCGTTGCGCGCTCAGCGGCGCGCGTCGATCTGCCGGTCAGAACGGGAGAGGCGGGCGCGGTGGGCTCGGCAATGGCGCAACTCGATTTCGCTATTGCGTCGGCACGCCGTACGCCGAATGCGCCCAACGACGACCTTCGCAGTCCACTGTCGATGAGTCTCGCGCCGCGCGGCACGCAGGTGGCCGGCAGCAACGGCTATCTGATCTGTACCGTCGCCGAGCAGGTGCCTGGCGCGATGTATCGCGCGTCGGCGGAAATCGTGAAGGACGGCAAGCGTGTCGAACGCTCCGGCCTGATCGGCCCGCGCTTTGCCGAGGCGGCCGAAGCCGAGCAGTACGCGCTCGACTGGGCGCAGCAGTGGATCGACCGGAAATGCGTCGCGCAGGGAGCGGCAGAGCCTGCTTTGGCGGCGTCGAATCAATCCGCCGAAACGCATGCCGAAACTCATCCGCGCGTGGCTCGTCCATTGCCCGCGCTGCGTCACGTGCCGGAACCCGTCACTGTGAATCACGGCGCGCCGCTGCACGGTCCGATCAATGCGTTTCGCGGACCACTGCGTCGTTATCCGGGCGAACCGGTTGCCGCAACTGTCACGGCGTCGTCCGTTGCGGTGAACGCGGTGACCGACAGCACGGCATCGGATCGTTTTTCGTCGGCCTATATAGAACTCGTCTCCCACGTGGGATGAGCATGTAGTACCCCGCGGCCGGTAGGAGCAACCGCCGCAGGTTCCCGCTTCATTCGTTGTGATCTACCGCTGTTGCCCTGAATGTCGTCCGCGCTGTTGCACGTGCCCGCTGCTGTTGCCGGTGCCTGAGCCTGCCTGACTTGATGAGTCGTCGACGACACCCCGCCGACGACTCCCAATGGCCTGGTTACTGGCGACCGTACGTGTCGTCGAAACGCACGATATCGTCTTCGCCGAGATACGAGCCGGACTGCACCTCGATCATTTCGAGCGGCATCTTGCCCGGATTTTCGAGGCGGTGGGTGACACCCAGCGGAATATAAGCCGACTCGTTTTCGGAGACGATAAAGCGCTCTTCACCTCGCGTGACGAGCGCTGTGCCGCGCACGACGATCCAGTGTTCCGCCCGGTGATGATGCATTTGCAGCGACAGGCGCGCGCCCGGCTTCACCACAATGCGCTTGACCTGGAAACGCTCGCCGGTATCGACGGAATCGTAATTGCCCCACGGACGATGCACCTTGCGATGGTTGGCCGCTTCGGCGCTGCCATCTTCGCGAAGGCGTCCGACAATCTTCTTGACGTCCTGCACGCGCGATTTGTCGGCAACCAGAATCGCGTCCGGCGTTTCGACGATGACGAGATCCTGCGTGCCCACGCAGGCAATCAGGCGTCCTTCCGAGTGGGCGAAGGTCGATGCCGCGCCTTCGAACATCACGCGGCCGCGCGCCACATTCTGATCCGCGTCTTTCTCGGAGATGTCCCAGATCGCGTCCCACGAACCCACGTCGGACCAGCCGGCTTTCAGCGGCACGACCACGCCCGATGCCGCGCTTTGATCGCCGCCGAGTTTTTCCATCACCGCATAGTCGATCGAATTCGACGGCGATGCGCTGAACGCGTCACGCTGCAGGCGGAAGAAGTCGCCGTCCGATTTACCGCCCGCGAAAGCTGCTTCGCAGGCTTCGAAAATGGCGGGCTGGAAGTGACGAATCGCCTTCAACCACGTCGACGCACGCATGATGAAAATGCCGCTGTTCCACCAGTATTCCTGCGATTCGATGTAGCGCTGCGCCAGTTCGAGATGCGGCTTCTCGACAAAGCGGTCGAGTTGGCGAGCAACAATCGACGCAGATGATTCGCCATCCGAATCAACGGCCGCGTTACCGCCTTCAGTTGTGCCAAGCGCCGCGCCGATGCGAATGTAGCCATAGCCGGTTTCCGCGCGGGTCGGCACGATACCCATCGTGACGATATGACCGGCTGCCGCGTGCCTGACGCCTGCAGCAACGGCGGCCTGAAATCCCTTGCCGTCGGTGACCGCGTGATCGGCGGGCATCACGACCATGATGCCGTCCTCGTCCTGCGCGGCGATCGACAACGCGGCCACCGTCAGCGCCGGAGCCGTATCGCGGCCGGCCGGCTCGAGAATCAGACGCGTCGGCTTGCCGCTCGTGCGCAATTGCTCGGCGGTAGTGAAGCGCTGTTCTTCATTCGCGACCACGACGAGTTGTCCACTTAGCGGATAACCCGCTTCGAGTCCATCGAGTCGGCGCGTGGTGGATTGCAGCAGCGAATCGTCGCCGAGCAGTCCGATCAACTGCTTCGGATGCTGCTCACGCGACATCGGCCACAACCGCGTGCCGGAACCGCCCGCAAGAATCACGGGATGAACCTTGAGCTTGACGTTCAGGGGCGTAGCTTGGGTGGACCGGGTGTCGGCAGACTTGGCCGTGACCGGAGCTGTCATGATGAACTCCTCGAGGCTGGGTGAATGCGTCGAGATTTAACACGACTTCTTCAATCAATAAAAGCGCGTTAAATGAAAACTATATAAAACGAATAATAAAATTCACCCGTCGATGAAGGAAAAATGTCCGGTTAATTTATAAAAAAGAAAAATTACCCGAAAAAATTCGGAAGAGATTTTTTTACATCATTTTCTGCGTCAGAATAACGCCACAGGGTGTTGCGTAAGTTTCGTAGGGAAGCTGGCAGTCTTGCCCGCAGATGCTTACAGGACGGCCTGAAAATGCATACGAGAGCGACAAAAGCGGTAACAATTGCCGTACAAAACTCGGAAAAAATGCCGAAATATTGACCGATACAATTTGAGATATTTTGCGGTCTTGCAGCGCGAATTTTAATATCGCTTTATCTATACCTGTACAAGGGTATTCACTCATTCCGACACATCTTTTCTGATCCGGGCATTCCGCTAATTCGGCGGCCGATTCCGGATCGGGAAATGGAAGGGCAATCGCACCGGTTCAATCAGTTTCGCGTGGCGTATTGATTTACGCGACGCGGATACCGGCGTTGCGCGCCCATCCGGCGGACTGACGTGCAACGTAATTTCAACCTGGCAACGGACGACACTTGACTGACGAACTGAGGGGCCGCGCATGCTGAGCGTTCTATCGAGAATCATCGACATCGCCATGGTCGCGCTTGGCGCCGCCATCGCGGCGGCCGTGCACAGCGGGAAAGTGGTGTGGCTGGACGACATGCAAAGCGTGTCGCTCGCGTTCGGCTGCCTGCTGATGGTGGTTTTTTTCCCGGCGCTGGGCATCTATCAATCGTGGCGCGGCAAGCCGCTCTACGACCTGCTGTCGCGCGTCACGGGCGGCTGGCTGATGGTGGAGATCACGGGTGTGCTGATCAGCTTCAGCCTGCACCGCTCGGACGGTCTGTCGCGTCTATGGCTCGTGTACTGGGCGCTCGCCACGGTGGTGCTGCTGATCATCACCAAGGTCATCGTCTATTCGATTCTGCGCGGGCTGCGGCGCGAAGGCTTCAACCAGCGCGCGGTGGCGATCGTCGGTGGCGCGCCGTATGGACGCTTTCTGATCGAGCAGATGCGCAGCCGCCCGGAAGCAGGGTTTAGTCCGGTTGTCGTGTTCGACGAGGACGGCACCATCAATCCGTACGAAGACCCGGATGCGGCCAACGCAATCGACGGCGTACCCGTCGAGCGCGACTATCAACGGATGATTCAACTCGTGCGTCAGCGTTCGATCCGCGAATTGTGGCTGGCGCTGCCGATTTCGAAAGAGAAGGCG from the Paraburkholderia fungorum genome contains:
- a CDS encoding transposase; the encoded protein is MFFDELSNDEWALLAVLVSDEPAVRLNRRGRPRAEPRIVANAVLWILTTGEPWSKLPGRYPSGPTCRRRFEEWQLNGTLLEMVRLLSQTGRTFAYIPPPAPPVAAKPVAPVTETPSMRDEGLRGVSWKSPESWQAPRVSNTLGNWRSADPIADITRQLSGLSNEAPVARARPMPATPAAVVARSAARVDLPVRTGEAGAVGSAMAQLDFAIASARRTPNAPNDDLRSPLSMSLAPRGTQVAGSNGYLICTVAEQVPGAMYRASAEIVKDGKRVERSGLIGPRFAEAAEAEQYALDWAQQWIDRKCVAQGAAEPALAASNQSAETHAETHPRVARPLPALRHVPEPVTVNHGAPLHGPINAFRGPLRRYPGEPVAATVTASSVAVNAVTDSTASDRFSSAYIELVSHVG
- a CDS encoding mannose-1-phosphate guanylyltransferase/mannose-6-phosphate isomerase → MTAPVTAKSADTRSTQATPLNVKLKVHPVILAGGSGTRLWPMSREQHPKQLIGLLGDDSLLQSTTRRLDGLEAGYPLSGQLVVVANEEQRFTTAEQLRTSGKPTRLILEPAGRDTAPALTVAALSIAAQDEDGIMVVMPADHAVTDGKGFQAAVAAGVRHAAAGHIVTMGIVPTRAETGYGYIRIGAALGTTEGGNAAVDSDGESSASIVARQLDRFVEKPHLELAQRYIESQEYWWNSGIFIMRASTWLKAIRHFQPAIFEACEAAFAGGKSDGDFFRLQRDAFSASPSNSIDYAVMEKLGGDQSAASGVVVPLKAGWSDVGSWDAIWDISEKDADQNVARGRVMFEGAASTFAHSEGRLIACVGTQDLVIVETPDAILVADKSRVQDVKKIVGRLREDGSAEAANHRKVHRPWGNYDSVDTGERFQVKRIVVKPGARLSLQMHHHRAEHWIVVRGTALVTRGEERFIVSENESAYIPLGVTHRLENPGKMPLEMIEVQSGSYLGEDDIVRFDDTYGRQ